The genomic stretch TCGGATCAGACAAAGGCTCCTTCAACGAGTACGCGTGATGTCACACTGCCTCTGCCGCTGGGCCCTAATTCAATTGCACGTACCATGGCTGCAGTTCGTGGCGCGCATAGTTTCTGGCATGCTTCGCGCATCCTGGAGACCGATCCTGCCGCTGCCGTGAAACCGCCTAAAAATGTGAAGCGATTGCCCAAAGCCGTATCCGTGGAGCAAATGCAAAAGCTCCTTGCCATTCCCAGTCTTAAGACTCCTACCGGTCTGCGTAATCGAGCGATACTTGAGTTCTTATATGCTACCGGTGCGCGCGTGAGCGAGATGCTGGCAACAGATCTGGACGATATACACCTGGGCGAAAAACCCCGCGATGAAAACGGGGAATCTATTGCCGTGCCTGGGTATGTGCGTCTTTTCGGCAAAGGGGGTAAAGAGCGTTTAGTACCTTTGGGATCCTATGCGCAGAGGGCGCTGGAAGACTACATTGTGCGCGCTCGCCCCAAGTTTGCGTCGCACGGCAAAGGTACTGCTGCGCTTTTCCTCAACGGGCGGGGGAGCCGGCTGGGTCGACAGGGAGCATGGCTTATCCTCAAAGAAACAGCTGAGGAGGCGGGGCTGAGCTCTGATTTTTCGCCCCACTCTATTCGACACTCGTTTGCGACGCATCTTGTACAGGGCGGCGCCGATATTCGCGTGGTTCAGGAACTGTTGGGACACGCCTCGATTGCGACTACACAGGTGTATACCAAGGTTACTCCGGAAGGGATGCTGGAGGTTTACCGTATGGCGCATCCTCGTGCACATGAGCGTACTTAGTAGGTGATTAGTAGAAGTAGACTGTGGGGAATAGCTGCGATGAAGAACGACGACACTATGTCTGTATAGCTATGCCGACAAATATGTGTTTAAAGAGAAAATACGCCAATAAGATACTATAATTTAGCTTATTTATACGATTTACACTCTAAAGATGTAATATTTATGCTGTTTGTAACAGACATGTAAATATTCTGTTGCAATGGCATATTTTAGTCAGAAAACACCCGCGTTAATGTTGCCGTAGGTGTAGCCTGTATAACATCCTGAATCCGGAACAATAAAGTTCTGGTCGGTATAGACACACAGCACCGTGCGTCCCCGGCGCGAAAGGAAAGAATTAATGAGTACGGAATCCGCAAAGAAACCGTTCTACAAAGACCCAACCCATATGCTTTACCTCTCGGTGATTGCCGCTGTGATCCTTGGGTGTATCTTGGGAATGACCGTTCCCGATTTTGCAAAAGAGCTGCAGCCCATCGGTACTGGTTTTATCGCTCTCATCAAGATGATGATCGCCCCTGTAATTTTCTGCACGATTGTGCTGGGTGTAGGGTCTATTGCTAAGGCAGCAACCGTCGGCAAGGTCGGTGGATTGGCGCTGCTGTACTTCGTACTCATGTCGACCTTTGCCTTAGGAATTGGCTTGGTTGTAGGTAATATTATCGAGCCGGGAAGCTCGCTGCACTATGACCCGGCAACAACGAAATACACGCTTCCAAATTCGTCTGAAGGACATGGCGGTGACAGCACTGTCTCGTTCCTGCTCAACATCGTGCCGACTTCTTTGCTTTCGGCATTGACAAGCGGTAATATTCTGCAAACCCTTTTCGTGGCGCTTTTGACCGGCTTTGCCCTGCAGAAGATGGGGCCGGTTGGCGCTCCCATTCTCAAATTTCTGACCTACTGTCAGGCGCTCGTATTCCGTCTGCTCATGATGATTATGTGGTTAGCGCCTGCTGGTGCGCTTGGTGCGATTGCAGCTGTTGTAGGTTCTACGGGTTCCCGTGCGATATCCTCAATGTTTATTTTGATGGTGGCATTCTATATCACTTGTATTCTCTTTGTCGTAATCGTTCTGGGCACTATTCTCAAGCTCGTAACCGGTGTGAATATCTTTACCCTGTTGAAATATCTGGCGCGCGAATATCTCCTCATCTTCTCAACATCCTCGTCTGAGGCGGCGCTGCCGCGTCTTATCGCCAAAATGGAACACTTAGGTGTTTCGAAGCCTGTCGTAGGCGTTGTGGTTCCTACGGGGTATTCCTTTAACCTGGATGGCACCGCAATTTACCTGACGATGAGCGCCCTCTTTGTTGCGGAGGCTATGGGGACTCCACTTGCATTAGGCGAGCAGATTTCTCTGCTGGTCTTCATGATCATTGCTTCGAAAGGAGCTGCCGGTGTTTCGGGCGCAGGGTTGGCGACCCTGGCAGGCGGTTTGCAGTCACACCGCCCCGACCTTGTTAATGGTGTGGGCTTGATCGTGGGAATCGATCGCTTCATGTCTGAAGCACGCGCGGTCACTAACTTCACAGGCAACGCAGTGGCGACGTTACTCATGGGGAAGATTGTTAAAGAGGTAGATATGGATCGTGTTCATGCGGTGCTGAAAGGGGAGATCCCCTTTGACGAATCCACCATGGGCGGCGAACTACACGGTGACCAATACGTGGATAATGCGGTAAGTCAAAAATCTCCCACCAAACAGATGTCCGTTGTGGCTGAACCAAAGATTAAAAATACTGTGACGCTACCGGAAGATCAATAAGTTAAAAAGTATGCGGGGAGGTGTATCTGTTTCTAGGGGGAAAGCGCCTTCCCGCATATTGCAAGGTCTGATTTAGCATGAGAATTACATAACGCTGTGGCTTATGGTGAGCGGGGCCTCTAGAATTCCCAAATATTTGGTTTATAGACCTGAACAGAGCGCGATGTAACATAATTCGTACGTAAAGCGAACTCACAAACCTGCTGAGCGGGCGTGTGTGGGGTAACCTTATACATGAAGAGAAAATTCGTTGACGAAGGTGAAGATAAGTTGACCGAAGCACCGGCACAAGAACTCGGACCAACCGGCCGACCCCTACGTGAATACCCCGACCCTGCGCCTATAAGCCAACATGGTCCCGCCCGCATCATCTCAATGGTGAATCAGAAGGGTGGCGTAGGAAAGACGACCTCAACCATAAATCTTGGTGCTGCACTTGCGGAGTGTGGTCGTAAAGTGCTCCTTGTAGACTTTGACCCTCAGGGTGCCCTGTCCGCTGGTTTCGGTACAAATCCGCATGAGCTTGAGCTGACCGTGTACAACGTGATGATGGATCGTAAGGTCGATATTAACGACGTTATTCTACCGACCGATATCGAGAACATCGACCTTCTTCCCGCAAACATCGACCTTTCTGCGGCTGAAGTTCAGCTAGTAAACGAAGTTGCTCGCGAGCAGGTACTCGCCTCAGCCCTACGTAAGGTACAGAATGAGTACGATGTTATTCTGATTGACTGTCAGCCCTCGCTCGGCCTGCTAACCGTAAACGCATTGACAGCATCACATGGCGTTATCATCCCGCTTATCTGCGAATTCTTTGCCCTACGAGCTGTGGCGCTTCTCGTGGACTCTATCGAGAAAGTGCAGGATCGCCTGAACCCAGATCTAGAAATTACCGGCGTTCTTGCGACCATGTTTGACGCCCGCACCATCCATTCTAAAGAAGTGCTTGCACGTATTATTGACGCTTTCGGAGATAAAGTATTTGACACCGTGATTAAGCGAACCGTTAAATTCCCGGATGCTACAGTATCGGCAGAGCCTATCCTCTCATATGCCAGCAACCACACCGGGGCTCAAGCTTACCGGCAGGTAGCCCGTGAACTTATTTACAAGGGCGGAGCCCGATAAGACCCTGGATCCCATGTGCCTTGACACCACCTATAAACCTTGAAGGTATGGTGTCAAGGCACGTATAATATGGGCGGTGCATCCCGTATCTTTTATAATCTCGCAGGTTATCCTGCAATCCCCAGTAAAGGAAATCGGTCAACTATGACCAAAAATGTCGCTGCCGTGAGGGTACCGACACCGCATGAGACGTCTGATGCCTCCAATCCGGTGAACGGTGCTGGATTCACGCTTAATTTACCGAATTTTGAGGGCCCATTCGACCTTCTCCTAACACTGATCACACGTCGTAAGCTCGATATTACAGACATTGCGCTTGCTGAAGTAACCGACGAGTTCCTGGAGTATCTGCATGCCCTATATTCACAGGGCACCGAACGCGCATTAGACGAGGCAAGCGATTTTTTGGTAACGGCAGCGACTCTGCTAGAGCTTAAAGCCGCCCGGCTACTCCCGCAGAATCATGAACCATTGGATCAGGATGTGGCTCTTCTAGAAGCGCGTGATTTGCTTTTTGCCCGGTTGCTTCAGTACCGCGCCTACCGTGAGGTAGCCGCTATTTTCGCTGATCGTTGGCGCGAAGAGACCCAGCGCTTTCCGCGGACCGTGGCGCTTGAACCTGTATTTGTGAAGGCCCTTCCAGAGCTTGTTTTCAAAGGGGGAGTGGAGGAATTTGCGCGTATTGCAGCGCAAGCATTTGCCCCGAAACTTTCGACTAATCTAGAACCGAATCCGGCTGATGTTGCTGAGGAACTGAATGAGCACCTTCACGGCGCCTCAACAACGATTGCACACGAAGAACAATATATTCTGGATGTACTTCTTGCGTGTAAACCGACGGTATCATCGGTAACATTTTCGGCACTGGTGCATGATGCTAAGGGACTTGACATTGCAGTTGTGCGTTTCTTGGCGCTCTTAGAACTGTATAAAGAGGGTGCGGTAGACGTACATCAGGATGCGCCGCTTGCCGAAATTTCGGTACGTGCTACCGAATATGCGCGTGCTTTTGTTCCTGCTGAACCGGCAGTGTCAGCACATGATACAAGGCAGGGCTACAGTCCAGAACATCGCGATAGCGCGGATGATCTTACCTTGTCAGAGAACGTTAAAAATGCAGGGGAGGAGACCGCATGAGCGAAGAATCCTTCGACTCTGCTGGTAAGACAGCCGTGCAGCAGCAGGGGAGCCGATTTGAGGATGAATTCACCGAGAATGATTTAGCGATGGTGAACCTAGGCTACTGGGACCCTAATGCCGATACTGAGACAGACAGTGAATCCGGAGAAGAATCTGATCGCGAAAATGCCTCGGTACCCGAGCAGACTTCTACTGACCAGGAACACAAAGCCGAAACTGAGCGCGATTCTGATAAAAATATAACGTCTTCGGATGCTCGGCATCCCGCTAAGATAACCCGGGCGGTTGCCGCTGATGCAGAGGAATTCTCGCGCGTTGAGCTTATTCCTGGGGGCGTGAAAAGCGCTATTGAAGCTATTCTTGCTGTTGCTGATACTCCTGTAAGTGTGCGCGAACTCTCTGCTGCCTTGATTGTCAATGAGCGCAGTATTGAGCACGCTCTTGACGAGCTTTATCGTGAATATAACGGTGACGATTCGGAATATGGTGAAGACACTCCCGCCCACGAGCCGCGTGGTTTTGAGCTTCGCCAAGTTGCCGGTGGCTGGCGGTTGTATTCTCGCGCCGATTTTGCTCCCTGGGTAGCGAGGTTTGTGACCCGTTCACAGAGCGCTACCCTGAGCAAAAGCGCATATGAAACCCTGGCAGTTATCGCTTACCGGCAGCCGGTTACGCGTGCCGCAATAGCCGCAGTCCGAGGAACAAACGCGGATGCATCGGTACGTCAGCTTGTACAGCGCCAGCTCGTGCGCGCGGCCGGTAAAGAGGAGGGAACCGGCGCGGTTCTTTACGAGACTACGGAACTTTTCTTGACAAAATTAGGTCTCAATTCTCTGGAAGAGCTTCCCGCGCTTGCGCCTCTTTTACCTGATGAAACCGAGGCAGCAGTGCTCTCTGACAGCCCCTCTGAACACGGTAATCGTAACTAACCTATCCGCCCGCGGACTAAATCTAGGAAGCGGCGGGCACCAAAATCTTGTGAAAACTTCAGACGAACGACATAAGGAATAAGACTATGACATATGGAAACTCTCGCGGTAAAAACCCCGAGTCGCGGAAACCTCGACCCGGCGCGAAACGTAATGGCGTGGGCGCTAGCTCCTCAACCCGAGGCGGTAAATTTAGCGGCAAAACTTCAGGCGGTGGAAAGTCTAAAGCCGGTACATCAGGGTCTCCACGCGCCGCGCGTAGCCACGGTGCGGGTGCTTCCAAGCGGGATAGGCGGGCGCCGCATCGCCCCTATCGTTCCGGTGAAGCTTTCCCGCATGAGCGCGGCGAATACAGGGTAAATAACTACTCTGGGCCACATCGCCCACGCCGTCCCCGTAATGCGCCTGTGGATCATTTTGATTTCTATGATCACGAAGGTGTACGCCTGCAAAAATTGATGGCGCAGGCAGGTGTTGCATCGCGTCGTGTATGTGAAGAGATGATCACGGAAGGACGAGTGACCGTTAACGGTGAGGTCGTGACCGAGCTGGGGGTGCGTGTTAATCCTGCCGATGTGATTGTGCAGGTTGATGGTATGACCGTGCAGACTAACGAAAAGCTCATCTACATGGCGTTCAATAAACCTGCTGGCGTCGTTTCCACGATGGAAGACCCCGATGGCCGCCCCTGCATTAAAGATTTTCTACGTGACTCTATGAATGAGCGCGTTTTCCATGTGGGACGATTAGACGTGGAAACCGAGGGTCTGCTGCTTCTTACTAACGACGGCGAGCTCGCAAACCGTTTAACACATCCTTCGTATGAGGTACCCAAAACGTATCTGGTGCAGGTGCGCGGTCCAGTAGAATCAGGTATTGGCGCTGAGCTAAAGAAAGGTATTCGCCTTGAAGACGGCGTATCGAGGGTGGACTCCTTTAAACTTGTGGATTCGGCACCCGGCCATGTGCTGATTGAAGTGACCATTCACTCGGGCAAGAACCGTATTGTGCGCCGCCTCTTTGAAGCCGTGGGGTATCCTGTGGAGAAACTTGTTCGTGTGCAGATGGGTCCCATTCGTATCGGATCGCAGAAGCAGGGGACTGTTCGTAATCTTTCTAAAGTCGAAATTGGGCATCTGCTTGCTTCGGTGGAGATGTAATGACAGAAACAACTATGACCCCCATGCTGGAAGGACCGGTCCTCGTGGTAGGGGCTGGCCTATTGGGTGCATCTATCGGGCTAGGTTTGCGTGCTGCGGGGCTTGAAGTTTATCTGCAGGATATTTCGCCCACCGTTGAAGCCGTCGCCGAAGATATTGGGGCAGGAACCCGGCTCGGTACCCTTGAGTCCGATGAGCGTGAATCCTTCGCCCCGCAGCTGGTAGTTGTGGCTTCTCCGCCGGATATAGCCGGAAAGCTTTGCATACAGGCATTGCGGGAGTATGCGCCTAGCCCCGGATATGCGGGCGCTACCGTGACCGACATTGCCTCCGTTAAAGTACAGCCTTTAGAGCAGGTACTCGCCTCTGATGCTGATGCTTCACGATACGTTGGTTCGCACCCGATGGCTGGGCGTGAAAAGACCGGCCCGGTTGCGGCGCGTGGGGAGCTTTTTCAGGCGCGTCCCTGGATTATCTGCGAACATGACGATGCACGTATCGAGTGCGTGCGATTAGTGCGCGCCCTTGCGGTAGAGCTTGGGTCTTTCGTGACGACTCTTAGCGCTGAAGAACACGACGAAACTGTTGCGTTGATTTCACATCTGCCGCAGGCTATGAGCTCCCTGCTAGCGACTCGGCTGCAGGAAACTCCCTTATATGCGCTTGGTTTAGCAGGGCAAGGGCTTCGCGATACGGTTCGCATCGCTGCTTCCGACCCCGCACTCTGGGTGCAGATTTTTGCGGCGAACGCAGCGCCTATCGTGAAAAGCCTCTATGGTGTGCGAGAAGATTTAAACCGTCTGATTGAAACATTAGAAGATCCTTTGGCATCGGGCGCCAGGCTTGATCTTGCGCAGCTGATGAGCGAAGGTAACGCCGGTGTGGCACGCATCCCTGGTAAACACGGCGGAGTTCCGACGGCTTTTGCGACCCTCACCGTTTTGGTTGATGATGAGCCCGGAACTTTGGCACGGATGCTGGCAGATATTGGTGACTTGGGGGTTAACCTTGAAGATTTGCGACTGGAACACTCCACGGGCGCGCCCGTCGGTATGGCTGAGGTTTCGGTAAACCCGGCAAAACACGACTATTTGGTAGACGGGCTTACGGAACGAGGCTGGAAAGTCGTAAAATAGCTGGCGTTCTTCAGCAGTTACCCCCCGTAAGCCTGGATATTCAAGATTATTTTGACACTCAACATGCGGGACCCCTCGCAGACAGAAAGTAATGTTATGCATGAGAACCCTAAACTTACGATCGCGATCGATGGACCGTCAGGTTCTGGAAAATCATCGGTCTCAAAAGAAGTCGCACGCCATTTTGGGTTAGCTTACCTAGACACAGGCGCTATGTATCGTGCCGCAACCTATCGTGTACTTCAACTCGATATTGATCTTGCTGACCAAGACGCTATCGGGAAAGCTGTGCGAGAGATGCCGCTCGTCTTCGGAACCAATATCAAAGAAGAAGAAATTTTGATGGGCACCACCGATATTCGCGAGGAAATCCGCACTGAACGAATTTCTGGTGCCGTCTCTGCGGTAGCCTCTGTGCCTGCCGTTCGTGAACACCTCATCGAGCTACAGCGCTGGACGATCAACCACGCAGTCAACGGTATTGTGGCAGAGGGGCGAGATATTACGACCGTGGTGGCACCGGATGCAGATGCACGCATACTGCTAACCGCATCGGAAGAGGTACGCATGGCACGCCGTGGACTAGAGAACACCGAAAAATCAGGGGAGTCCGGCGACCTTACGCAGCAGATCTCTGAACGCGATACCCAGGATTCTAAGGTAAACAATTTTATGGAAGCCGCCCCCGGTGTAGCCTTGGTAGACAGCTCGGATCTGGATTTTAACGAGACCGTATCAGCAGTTATTAATGCTGTTAATGCACAGGTGAAGGCGAAACGACAAGCATCACGGGATGCCTCTGCAGGGACCGAGACCGCATAAAATACTTGAAAAGACAGCGAACATACTAGTGAGAAATTAAAGCTGCTAGGACAAGCCTTAAGCTGGCGTTCGCGCAGAAGAAAGGACGGCGCATGGCTGAGAACGACGCTACCCGCGACGACTACGAAGACAAATACCTAGGCGGCGGAGAAGATGACCTCACCGAACGTTTAGCCGATATTGACGACGAAACCGCAGAAGCGCGTGCGCAGGCTCTTCTGGAAGGACTCGACGACTATGACCTTGATGAAGAAGACCGTGC from Rothia dentocariosa ATCC 17931 encodes the following:
- a CDS encoding site-specific tyrosine recombinase XerD, which translates into the protein MVSQHLSEGIHRISPLERDIEQYLIHLRVEKGSSENTIASYARDLRRYVEFMASRGIIDAHRIRTADVRAFMRELAQPSLPRAGENRDSGHPSKSQGEKPSESDTRAEELEDTLESLAVSLYTSDQTKAPSTSTRDVTLPLPLGPNSIARTMAAVRGAHSFWHASRILETDPAAAVKPPKNVKRLPKAVSVEQMQKLLAIPSLKTPTGLRNRAILEFLYATGARVSEMLATDLDDIHLGEKPRDENGESIAVPGYVRLFGKGGKERLVPLGSYAQRALEDYIVRARPKFASHGKGTAALFLNGRGSRLGRQGAWLILKETAEEAGLSSDFSPHSIRHSFATHLVQGGADIRVVQELLGHASIATTQVYTKVTPEGMLEVYRMAHPRAHERT
- the scpB gene encoding SMC-Scp complex subunit ScpB, whose product is MSEESFDSAGKTAVQQQGSRFEDEFTENDLAMVNLGYWDPNADTETDSESGEESDRENASVPEQTSTDQEHKAETERDSDKNITSSDARHPAKITRAVAADAEEFSRVELIPGGVKSAIEAILAVADTPVSVRELSAALIVNERSIEHALDELYREYNGDDSEYGEDTPAHEPRGFELRQVAGGWRLYSRADFAPWVARFVTRSQSATLSKSAYETLAVIAYRQPVTRAAIAAVRGTNADASVRQLVQRQLVRAAGKEEGTGAVLYETTELFLTKLGLNSLEELPALAPLLPDETEAAVLSDSPSEHGNRN
- a CDS encoding pseudouridine synthase is translated as MTYGNSRGKNPESRKPRPGAKRNGVGASSSTRGGKFSGKTSGGGKSKAGTSGSPRAARSHGAGASKRDRRAPHRPYRSGEAFPHERGEYRVNNYSGPHRPRRPRNAPVDHFDFYDHEGVRLQKLMAQAGVASRRVCEEMITEGRVTVNGEVVTELGVRVNPADVIVQVDGMTVQTNEKLIYMAFNKPAGVVSTMEDPDGRPCIKDFLRDSMNERVFHVGRLDVETEGLLLLTNDGELANRLTHPSYEVPKTYLVQVRGPVESGIGAELKKGIRLEDGVSRVDSFKLVDSAPGHVLIEVTIHSGKNRIVRRLFEAVGYPVEKLVRVQMGPIRIGSQKQGTVRNLSKVEIGHLLASVEM
- a CDS encoding prephenate dehydrogenase, producing MTETTMTPMLEGPVLVVGAGLLGASIGLGLRAAGLEVYLQDISPTVEAVAEDIGAGTRLGTLESDERESFAPQLVVVASPPDIAGKLCIQALREYAPSPGYAGATVTDIASVKVQPLEQVLASDADASRYVGSHPMAGREKTGPVAARGELFQARPWIICEHDDARIECVRLVRALAVELGSFVTTLSAEEHDETVALISHLPQAMSSLLATRLQETPLYALGLAGQGLRDTVRIAASDPALWVQIFAANAAPIVKSLYGVREDLNRLIETLEDPLASGARLDLAQLMSEGNAGVARIPGKHGGVPTAFATLTVLVDDEPGTLARMLADIGDLGVNLEDLRLEHSTGAPVGMAEVSVNPAKHDYLVDGLTERGWKVVK
- a CDS encoding ParA family protein, which translates into the protein MKRKFVDEGEDKLTEAPAQELGPTGRPLREYPDPAPISQHGPARIISMVNQKGGVGKTTSTINLGAALAECGRKVLLVDFDPQGALSAGFGTNPHELELTVYNVMMDRKVDINDVILPTDIENIDLLPANIDLSAAEVQLVNEVAREQVLASALRKVQNEYDVILIDCQPSLGLLTVNALTASHGVIIPLICEFFALRAVALLVDSIEKVQDRLNPDLEITGVLATMFDARTIHSKEVLARIIDAFGDKVFDTVIKRTVKFPDATVSAEPILSYASNHTGAQAYRQVARELIYKGGAR
- a CDS encoding C4-dicarboxylate transporter DctA produces the protein MSTESAKKPFYKDPTHMLYLSVIAAVILGCILGMTVPDFAKELQPIGTGFIALIKMMIAPVIFCTIVLGVGSIAKAATVGKVGGLALLYFVLMSTFALGIGLVVGNIIEPGSSLHYDPATTKYTLPNSSEGHGGDSTVSFLLNIVPTSLLSALTSGNILQTLFVALLTGFALQKMGPVGAPILKFLTYCQALVFRLLMMIMWLAPAGALGAIAAVVGSTGSRAISSMFILMVAFYITCILFVVIVLGTILKLVTGVNIFTLLKYLAREYLLIFSTSSSEAALPRLIAKMEHLGVSKPVVGVVVPTGYSFNLDGTAIYLTMSALFVAEAMGTPLALGEQISLLVFMIIASKGAAGVSGAGLATLAGGLQSHRPDLVNGVGLIVGIDRFMSEARAVTNFTGNAVATLLMGKIVKEVDMDRVHAVLKGEIPFDESTMGGELHGDQYVDNAVSQKSPTKQMSVVAEPKIKNTVTLPEDQ
- a CDS encoding segregation and condensation protein A; the encoded protein is MTKNVAAVRVPTPHETSDASNPVNGAGFTLNLPNFEGPFDLLLTLITRRKLDITDIALAEVTDEFLEYLHALYSQGTERALDEASDFLVTAATLLELKAARLLPQNHEPLDQDVALLEARDLLFARLLQYRAYREVAAIFADRWREETQRFPRTVALEPVFVKALPELVFKGGVEEFARIAAQAFAPKLSTNLEPNPADVAEELNEHLHGASTTIAHEEQYILDVLLACKPTVSSVTFSALVHDAKGLDIAVVRFLALLELYKEGAVDVHQDAPLAEISVRATEYARAFVPAEPAVSAHDTRQGYSPEHRDSADDLTLSENVKNAGEETA
- the cmk gene encoding (d)CMP kinase, with the translated sequence MHENPKLTIAIDGPSGSGKSSVSKEVARHFGLAYLDTGAMYRAATYRVLQLDIDLADQDAIGKAVREMPLVFGTNIKEEEILMGTTDIREEIRTERISGAVSAVASVPAVREHLIELQRWTINHAVNGIVAEGRDITTVVAPDADARILLTASEEVRMARRGLENTEKSGESGDLTQQISERDTQDSKVNNFMEAAPGVALVDSSDLDFNETVSAVINAVNAQVKAKRQASRDASAGTETA